From the genome of Pelmatolapia mariae isolate MD_Pm_ZW linkage group LG12, Pm_UMD_F_2, whole genome shotgun sequence, one region includes:
- the dock5 gene encoding dedicator of cytokinesis protein 5 isoform X1: MTRWIPTKKEKYGVVIYNYDASGEQELCLQVGDTVHILEKFEGWYRGYALRRKSQKGIFPASYIHLKEATVEGIGQQEIIIPADLPLVQELGATLREWAQIWQKLYVVNKTTLFRTVQQMAYSLIEYRSQIVSGTLPKDDLVELKKKVTAKIDYGNRILGLDLVVRDEAGNMLNPDRTSTVSLFRAHETASRSVDDRIQEEKTRLQNLEMRRQTLFSTVHTYSLFMNLKNFVCNIGEDAELLMSLYDPDQSEFISENFLVRWDSTGMPKEIEKLNNLPALFTDLSSTDLMRQRLFLVCQIIRVGSMELKEGKKQTGGLRRPFGVAVMDITDIAHGKIDDEDKQHFIPFQQTDHSVFLRRIAMETYIRQRQLIMSPRIPSRVIGENEPLTAVFNKVIATREVNHKGQGLFVTMKLLPGDLAQVRKDYPHFVDRSTAIVRKMGFPEIILPGNVRNDIYVTLLQGEFDRGKKKTPKNVEVILSVHDDEGNPMEKAIFPGAGYDGITEYKSVIYYQVKQPCWNETAKVTIPIEDVCRCHLRVMFRHRSSQDSRDKSEKPFGMAFVRLMRGDGTTLRDGRHDLIVYKVDVKKAEDAKVYLTLPATWAEVEEKEKQTGKPFHHSGVIPVTKDSFQLATLTCSTKLTQNVDLLGLLNWRSNTEDLDQILQRLMEVEGSEIVKFLQDTLDALFNIMMETSEKDTFDTPVFNALVFIITLIGDIKFQHFNPVLETYINKHFSATLAYVKLTGVLNYYVGHAEEPSLTERLYAALKALKYLFRFIVQSRVLYLRFYGNSEDGDAFFNSIRTLFLSFNSLMDRPLDEGVKIKGAILKYLPSIINDIQTVFDPVELSVLLAKFIESIPDSQLVRQKLGCMCKMVESDLFRQPECRDVLLPLVTDQLSGQLDDHSTKPDYEACVQLLSTVLDNLDRKDVGPTRGHVQLIMERLLRRVNRTVISMDRSSPLIGHYLACMTAILKQMDDMHYSHYISTFKTRQDIIDFLMETFIMFKDLMGNVFPADWMVMNLVQMGVFLRAINQYSDVLNKFFLDQAHFELQLWNNYFHLTVAFLTHKTLQLESFSQEKRNKILNKYGDMRKTIGFKIRDMWYNLGPHKMKFIPAMVGPILEVTLVPEPELRKATIPIFFDMMQCEHNFSPGHTFETFENELITKLDQEVEGGRGDEQYKVLLEKTLLEHCRRHRYLSQSGEELALLLSSLLENLLAYRTITHDESPEHRMSCTVNVLNFYKEKKREDIYIRYLYKLRDLHLDCENYTEAAYTLLLHAELLEWSDKPCAAHLIPRGDGEHVWSQQELKERLFQEIICYLDKGKMWEKAIELGKQLAKMHESHMFDFMELSQLLKKQAEFYEKIMHAMRPQPEYFAVGYYGLGFPSFLRNKMFIYRGKEYEWLEDFSLKLLSRFPNAVRMTSTAPPEENISNSPGQYIQCFTVKPVLTLPKQFKDKGVPEQILNYYRTNEVDQFQYSRPFRKGEKDPDNEFATMWIERTTYITAYRFPGILKWFEVKSVSMEEISPLKNAVETMEKTNEKLSNLVQQQACDRSLSVNPLSMMLNGIVDPAVMGGFSNYEKAFFTNAYIQAHPEDRQRIEELKRLIALQIPLLADGIRVHEEKTTEQLKPLHNRLVTCFQDLREKVEKQYGVITLPCSLTEQKKSRVGSVVMPYILPSTLRRMSTISTISNASSGLSSGSASSDGPSCLSSQDSLLSRPSDRRASVLSRSDEDNRIARKNRKEWSVSKSQNLLERQSDGDETPPEKQQRPKSLQLGDRRLTLSLFQGVSSQLSLSNPLSPLPASPHTPQTPRSSSYSSLLTDNDVSTIDTPGTPPPMPPKKHPHEIDNSGFSTEFSPPLPMKIESKPPPPPPKARKSMFPSYEHPPQ; encoded by the exons TGATCTACAATTATGATGCCAGTGGTGAACAGGAGCTGTGTCTACAAGTGGGGGACACGGTGCACATACTTGAGAAATTTGAAG GCTGGTATAGGGGCTACGCTCTACGCAGGAAATCACAGAAG ggCATTTTCCCTGCTTCCTACATCCACTTAAAGGAGGCTACGGTTGAGGGAATAGG CCAGCAGGAAATAATTATTCCGGCCGATTTACCCCTGGTACAAGAGCTTGGAGCTACTCTGAGGGAATGGGCCCAGATATGGCAGAAGCTGTATGTG GTGAACAAGACAACTTTGTTCAGGACTGTGCAGCAGATGGCCTACAGCCTCATCGAATATCGATCTCAGATAGTGTCAGGAACACTGCCCAAGGATGACCTTGTAGAGCTCAAAAAGAAAGTCACAGCAAAGATTGATTATGGAAACCG GATTCTGGGTCTGGACCTGGTGGTGCGGGATGAAGCGGGAAACATGCTGAACCCTGACAGGACTAGTACGGTCAGCCTGTTCCGGGCCCATGAGACCGCCTCCCGCAGCGTTGATGACAGGATACAAGAGGAGAAG ACACGGCTACAGAACCTGGAAATGAGGCGTCAGACTCTTTTCAGTACGGTGCACACCTACAGCTTGTTCATGAACTTGAAAAACTTTGTGTGTAACATTGGAGAAGATGCCGAGCTGCTAATGTCTCTGTATGACCCGGATCAGTCTGAATTCATCAG TGAGAACTTCCTGGTGCGCTGGGACAGTACGGGAATGCCTAAAGAAATTGAAAAACTCAACAACCTGCCAGCGCTATTCACG gaCCTGAGCAGCACTGACTTGATGAGGCAGCGACTCTTCCTGGTGTGTCAGATCATCAGAGTGGGCAGCATGGAGCTGAAAGAGGGCAAGAAACAAACAGGCGGACTCAGGAGACCGTTTGGTGTGGCCG TGATGGACATAACAGACATTGCCCACGGCAAAATAGATGACGAGGACAAACAGCATTTCATCCCCTTTCAGCA AACAGATCACTCTGTCTTTTTGAGAAG GATAGCTATGGAAACCTACATCCGTCAGAGGCAGCTCATCATGTCTCCGCGCATCCCTTCTCGAGTCATAGGAGAGAATGAGCCCCTCACAGCTGTCTTCAACAAAGTCATTGCCACGCGGGAGGTCAATCACAAAGGCCAGG GGCTGTTTGTGACCATGAAGCTTCTCCCAGGGGACCTTGCCCAAGTCAGGAAGGACTACCCCCACTTTGTGGACCGCAGCACCGCTATCGTCAGGAAAATGGGCTTTCCAGAAAtcatcctccctg GAAACGTGAGGAATGATATTTATGTAACCTTGCTACAAGGAGAATTTGACCGTGGTAAAAAGAAGACCCCCAAAAATGTAGAGGTCATACTGAGTGTGCACGATGATGAAGGCAATCCCATGGAG AAAGCCATATTCCCTGGAGCCGGTTATGATGGCATAACGGAGTACAAGTCTGTCATTTACTACCAGGTGAAGCAGCCTTGTTGGAATGAAACAGCGAAG GTGACGATTCCCATTGAAGACGTGTGCCGCTGCCACTTGAGGGTGATGTTTAGACACAGATCCTCCCAGGACT CTAGGGACAAGTCAGAGAAGCCCTTTGGCATGGCCTTCGTCCGGCTTATGAGAGGAGACGGAACCACGCTGAGAGATGGCAGACACGATCTTATCGTCTATAAG GTTGACGTGAAAAAAGCAGAGGATGCAAAGGTTTATCTCACCTTGCCAGCAACCTGGGCTGAagtggaggagaaggagaagcaaACGGGAAAACCGTTCCACCATTCAGGAGTCATTCCTGTGACTAAGGACAGCTTCCAGCTTGCCACACTCACCTGCTCCACTAAACTCACTCAGAATG TGGATCTACTCGGCCTTTTGAACTGGAGGTCTAACACTGAGGATCTTGACCAGATTTTGCAAAGACTCATGGAGGTGGAAGGAAGCGAGATAGTTAAA TTTCTCCAGGACACTCTCGATGCCCTGTTCAACATCATGATGGAAACCTCAGAAAAGGACACCTTTGACACTCCGGTGTTTAATGCCTTG GTATTTATAATTACTCTTATTGGCGACATCAAATTCCAGCACTTTAACCCCGTCCTGGAAACCTACATCAACAAGCACTTCAGCGCCACCTTGGCTTACGT GAAGCTAACCGGGGTGCTTAACTACTACGTGGGCCATGCTGAAGAGCCCAGCCTGACTGAGAGACTCTATGCCGCACTCAAAGCTCTCAAGTACCTGTTCAGGTTTATTGTACAGTCCCGAGTCCTCTATCTCAG GTTCTATGGGAACAGCGAGGACGGAGACGCTTTCTTCAACTCCATCCGCAccctcttcctctctttcaACTCTCTCATGGACAGACCGCTGGATGAGGGAGTAAAGATAAAG gggGCTATATTGAAATACCTCCCCAGCATCATTAATGACATCCAGACTGTGTTTGATCCTGTGGAGCTCAG cGTTCTCCTCGCGAAGTTCATCGAGAGCATTCCCGACTCTCAGCTCGTGCGTCAGAAGCTTGGTTGCATGTGTAAAATGGTGGAGAGTGACCTTTTCAGGCAGCCAG AGTGTCGAGATGTGCTTCTGCCGCTTGTTACCGATCAGCTGAGTGGGCAGCTGGACGACCACTCGACTAAACCAGACTACGAGGCCTGCGTCCAGCTGCTCAGCACAGTGCTGGACAACCTGGACCGCAAAGACGTG GGTCCAACCAGGGGGCACGTTCAGCTGATAATGGAGAGGCTTCTTCGCAGGGTTAATCGCACTGTCATCAGCATGGACCGATCATCTCCTCTCATT GGTCACTATCTCGCCTGCATGACGGCGATCCTCAAACAAATGGACGACATGCATTACTCCCACTACATCAGCACCTTCAAGACGAGACAGGATATCATT GACTTCCTCATGGAGACATTCATCATGTTTAAAGACCTCATGGGAAATGTCTTCCCCGCTGACTGGATGGTCATGAACCTGGTGCAGATGGGAGTCTTCCTCAGGGCCATTAACCAGTATTCGGACGTACTTAACAAGTTTTTCCTGGACCAGGCGCATTTTGAACTCCAG CTGTGGAATAACTACTTTCATTTGACCGTGGCGTTTCTCACTCACAAGACGCTGCAGCTGGAGTCCTTCTCTCAAGAAAAACGAAACAAGATACTGAACAA ATACGGAGACATGAGGAAGACTATTGGATTTAAGATCAGAGATATGTGGTATAATCTCG GCCCCCACAAAATGAAGTTCATCCCAGCTATGGTCGGACCCATTCTGGAGGTCACATTAGTGCCTGAGCCCGAACTGAGGAAAGCCACCATCCCAATCTTCTTTGATATGATGCAGTGCGAGCACAACTTCAGCCCTGGACACACGTTTGAAACG tttgaaaatgaattgataACGAAATTGGATCAAGAGGTAGAGGGAGGCCGAGGGGATGAGCAGTACAAAGTCCTGCTGGAGAAAAC ATTATTGGAGCACTGCAGACGCCACAGATACCTGTCCCAGTCAGGAGAAGAGCTGGCTCTGCTGCTGAGCAGCCTGCTGGAGAATCTACTGGCGTACCGCACCATCACACACGATGAGAGTCCCGAGCACCGCATGAGCTGCACCGTCAATGTGCTG AATTTCtacaaagagaagaagagggaggACATTTACATTCG GTACTTGTACAAGCTGCGAGATTTGCACCTGGACTGTGAGAACTACACAGAGGCGGCCTATACTCTGCTGCTGCATGCCGAATTACTGGAG TGGTCCGACAAACCTTGCGCAGCTCATCTGATACCTCGGGGAGACGGGGAGCATGTGTGGAGCCAGCAGGAGCTGAAAGAGAGGCTCTTCCAGGAGATTATATGTTACTTGGACAAGGGCAAG ATGTGGGAAAAGGCCATTGAGCTGGGCAAACAGCTGGCCAAGATGCACGAGAGCCACATGTTTGACTTCATGGAGCTGAGCCAGCTACTG AAAAAACAAGCCGAGTTCTATGAGAAAATAATGCATGCGATGCGGCCGCAGCCAGAGTATTTTGCTGTTGGATATTATGGCCTTGGATTCCCGTCCTTCCTCAGG AATAAAATGTTCATCTACAGAGGCAAAGAGTATGAGTGGCTGGAGGACTTCAGCTTAAAGCTGCTCTCTCGGTTTCCAAACGCCGTGCGGATGACCAGCACAGCACCCCCCGAAGAAAACATTAGCAACTCCCCGGGACAGT ACATCCAGTGCTTTACTGTCAAGCCTGTTCTCACTTTGCCGAAGCAGTTTAAAGACAAGGGGGTTCCAGAGCAGATATTAAA CTATTACAGAACCAATGAAGTGGACCAATTCCAGTATTCCAGGCCCTTCAGGAAAGGTGAAAAGGACCCAGACAATGAATTTGCG ACCATGTGGATCGAGAGAACAACATACATTACGGCCTATCGCTTCCCAGGGATTCTCAAATGGTTTGAAGTCAAATCTGTCTCAATG gagGAAATCAGTCCTTTGAAAAACGCCGTAGAAACCATGGAGAAAACCAACGAAAAGCTGAGTAACCTTGTGCAACAGCAAGCATGTGATCGCTCACTGTCCGTCAACCCACTGTCCATGATGCTCAATGGCATAGTTGACCCCGCAGTCATGGGTGGCTTCTCCAACTATGAaaag GCTTTCTTCACAAACGCCTACATCCAAGCTCACCCGGAGGACCGCCAACGCATTGAGGAACTTAAACGCCTCATCGCCCTGCAG ATCCCCCTCCTGGCAGACGGAATTCGTGTCCACGAGGAGAAGACAACGGAGCAGCTGAAACCCTTGCACAACCGCCTGGTCACTTGCTTCCAAGACCTTCGGGAGAAAGTGGAGAAGCAGTATGGCGTCATAACTTTG CCCTGCTCTCTCACCGAGCAGAAGAAGAGTCGCGTGGGCTCGGTGGTGATGCCCTACATCCTGCCCTCCACCCTGCGTCGCATGTCCACTATCTCAACCATCTCCAACGCCTCCTCGGGCCTCTCCAGCGGCTCTGCTTCCTCAGACGGGCCCTCCTGCCTTTCCTCCCAAGA TTCCTTGTTGTCCCGTCCCAGTGATCGCAGGGCGTCTGTTCTGTCCCGCTCAGATGAAGACAATAGGATTGCTAGAAAGAACAGAAAGGAGTGGAGTGTGAGCAAATCCCAGAACCTCCTTGAGAGGCAGTCAGATGGAGATGAG ACTCCTCCAGAGAAGCAGCAGAGGCCCAAGAGTTTACAGCTGGGGGACCGCCGGCTTACCCTCTCCCTGTTTCAGGGTGTTTCATCTCAGCTCAGCCTGTCTAACCCGCTCAGCCCTCTACCTGCCTCTccacacacaccacaaacaccGCGCAGCTCCA GTTATTCATCACTTCTCACTGACAATGATGTCAGTACCATTGACACCCCAGGGACTCCTCCACCCATGCCACCAAAGAAACACCCGCATGAGATTGACAACTCCGGGTTTTCTACAGAG TTTTCGCCTCCGCTCCCGATGAAAATTGAGAGCAAGCCTCCTCCACCGCCTCCAAAGGCACGGAAGTCAATGTTCCCGTCCTATGAGCACCCCCCCCAGTAA
- the dock5 gene encoding dedicator of cytokinesis protein 5 isoform X2 — MTRWIPTKKEKYGVVIYNYDASGEQELCLQVGDTVHILEKFEGWYRGYALRRKSQKGIFPASYIHLKEATVEGIGQQEIIIPADLPLVQELGATLREWAQIWQKLYVVNKTTLFRTVQQMAYSLIEYRSQIVSGTLPKDDLVELKKKVTAKIDYGNRILGLDLVVRDEAGNMLNPDRTSTVSLFRAHETASRSVDDRIQEEKTRLQNLEMRRQTLFSTVHTYSLFMNLKNFVCNIGEDAELLMSLYDPDQSEFISENFLVRWDSTGMPKEIEKLNNLPALFTDLSSTDLMRQRLFLVCQIIRVGSMELKEGKKQTGGLRRPFGVAVMDITDIAHGKIDDEDKQHFIPFQQIAMETYIRQRQLIMSPRIPSRVIGENEPLTAVFNKVIATREVNHKGQGLFVTMKLLPGDLAQVRKDYPHFVDRSTAIVRKMGFPEIILPGNVRNDIYVTLLQGEFDRGKKKTPKNVEVILSVHDDEGNPMEKAIFPGAGYDGITEYKSVIYYQVKQPCWNETAKVTIPIEDVCRCHLRVMFRHRSSQDSRDKSEKPFGMAFVRLMRGDGTTLRDGRHDLIVYKVDVKKAEDAKVYLTLPATWAEVEEKEKQTGKPFHHSGVIPVTKDSFQLATLTCSTKLTQNVDLLGLLNWRSNTEDLDQILQRLMEVEGSEIVKFLQDTLDALFNIMMETSEKDTFDTPVFNALVFIITLIGDIKFQHFNPVLETYINKHFSATLAYVKLTGVLNYYVGHAEEPSLTERLYAALKALKYLFRFIVQSRVLYLRFYGNSEDGDAFFNSIRTLFLSFNSLMDRPLDEGVKIKGAILKYLPSIINDIQTVFDPVELSVLLAKFIESIPDSQLVRQKLGCMCKMVESDLFRQPECRDVLLPLVTDQLSGQLDDHSTKPDYEACVQLLSTVLDNLDRKDVGPTRGHVQLIMERLLRRVNRTVISMDRSSPLIGHYLACMTAILKQMDDMHYSHYISTFKTRQDIIDFLMETFIMFKDLMGNVFPADWMVMNLVQMGVFLRAINQYSDVLNKFFLDQAHFELQLWNNYFHLTVAFLTHKTLQLESFSQEKRNKILNKYGDMRKTIGFKIRDMWYNLGPHKMKFIPAMVGPILEVTLVPEPELRKATIPIFFDMMQCEHNFSPGHTFETFENELITKLDQEVEGGRGDEQYKVLLEKTLLEHCRRHRYLSQSGEELALLLSSLLENLLAYRTITHDESPEHRMSCTVNVLNFYKEKKREDIYIRYLYKLRDLHLDCENYTEAAYTLLLHAELLEWSDKPCAAHLIPRGDGEHVWSQQELKERLFQEIICYLDKGKMWEKAIELGKQLAKMHESHMFDFMELSQLLKKQAEFYEKIMHAMRPQPEYFAVGYYGLGFPSFLRNKMFIYRGKEYEWLEDFSLKLLSRFPNAVRMTSTAPPEENISNSPGQYIQCFTVKPVLTLPKQFKDKGVPEQILNYYRTNEVDQFQYSRPFRKGEKDPDNEFATMWIERTTYITAYRFPGILKWFEVKSVSMEEISPLKNAVETMEKTNEKLSNLVQQQACDRSLSVNPLSMMLNGIVDPAVMGGFSNYEKAFFTNAYIQAHPEDRQRIEELKRLIALQIPLLADGIRVHEEKTTEQLKPLHNRLVTCFQDLREKVEKQYGVITLPCSLTEQKKSRVGSVVMPYILPSTLRRMSTISTISNASSGLSSGSASSDGPSCLSSQDSLLSRPSDRRASVLSRSDEDNRIARKNRKEWSVSKSQNLLERQSDGDETPPEKQQRPKSLQLGDRRLTLSLFQGVSSQLSLSNPLSPLPASPHTPQTPRSSSYSSLLTDNDVSTIDTPGTPPPMPPKKHPHEIDNSGFSTEFSPPLPMKIESKPPPPPPKARKSMFPSYEHPPQ; from the exons TGATCTACAATTATGATGCCAGTGGTGAACAGGAGCTGTGTCTACAAGTGGGGGACACGGTGCACATACTTGAGAAATTTGAAG GCTGGTATAGGGGCTACGCTCTACGCAGGAAATCACAGAAG ggCATTTTCCCTGCTTCCTACATCCACTTAAAGGAGGCTACGGTTGAGGGAATAGG CCAGCAGGAAATAATTATTCCGGCCGATTTACCCCTGGTACAAGAGCTTGGAGCTACTCTGAGGGAATGGGCCCAGATATGGCAGAAGCTGTATGTG GTGAACAAGACAACTTTGTTCAGGACTGTGCAGCAGATGGCCTACAGCCTCATCGAATATCGATCTCAGATAGTGTCAGGAACACTGCCCAAGGATGACCTTGTAGAGCTCAAAAAGAAAGTCACAGCAAAGATTGATTATGGAAACCG GATTCTGGGTCTGGACCTGGTGGTGCGGGATGAAGCGGGAAACATGCTGAACCCTGACAGGACTAGTACGGTCAGCCTGTTCCGGGCCCATGAGACCGCCTCCCGCAGCGTTGATGACAGGATACAAGAGGAGAAG ACACGGCTACAGAACCTGGAAATGAGGCGTCAGACTCTTTTCAGTACGGTGCACACCTACAGCTTGTTCATGAACTTGAAAAACTTTGTGTGTAACATTGGAGAAGATGCCGAGCTGCTAATGTCTCTGTATGACCCGGATCAGTCTGAATTCATCAG TGAGAACTTCCTGGTGCGCTGGGACAGTACGGGAATGCCTAAAGAAATTGAAAAACTCAACAACCTGCCAGCGCTATTCACG gaCCTGAGCAGCACTGACTTGATGAGGCAGCGACTCTTCCTGGTGTGTCAGATCATCAGAGTGGGCAGCATGGAGCTGAAAGAGGGCAAGAAACAAACAGGCGGACTCAGGAGACCGTTTGGTGTGGCCG TGATGGACATAACAGACATTGCCCACGGCAAAATAGATGACGAGGACAAACAGCATTTCATCCCCTTTCAGCA GATAGCTATGGAAACCTACATCCGTCAGAGGCAGCTCATCATGTCTCCGCGCATCCCTTCTCGAGTCATAGGAGAGAATGAGCCCCTCACAGCTGTCTTCAACAAAGTCATTGCCACGCGGGAGGTCAATCACAAAGGCCAGG GGCTGTTTGTGACCATGAAGCTTCTCCCAGGGGACCTTGCCCAAGTCAGGAAGGACTACCCCCACTTTGTGGACCGCAGCACCGCTATCGTCAGGAAAATGGGCTTTCCAGAAAtcatcctccctg GAAACGTGAGGAATGATATTTATGTAACCTTGCTACAAGGAGAATTTGACCGTGGTAAAAAGAAGACCCCCAAAAATGTAGAGGTCATACTGAGTGTGCACGATGATGAAGGCAATCCCATGGAG AAAGCCATATTCCCTGGAGCCGGTTATGATGGCATAACGGAGTACAAGTCTGTCATTTACTACCAGGTGAAGCAGCCTTGTTGGAATGAAACAGCGAAG GTGACGATTCCCATTGAAGACGTGTGCCGCTGCCACTTGAGGGTGATGTTTAGACACAGATCCTCCCAGGACT CTAGGGACAAGTCAGAGAAGCCCTTTGGCATGGCCTTCGTCCGGCTTATGAGAGGAGACGGAACCACGCTGAGAGATGGCAGACACGATCTTATCGTCTATAAG GTTGACGTGAAAAAAGCAGAGGATGCAAAGGTTTATCTCACCTTGCCAGCAACCTGGGCTGAagtggaggagaaggagaagcaaACGGGAAAACCGTTCCACCATTCAGGAGTCATTCCTGTGACTAAGGACAGCTTCCAGCTTGCCACACTCACCTGCTCCACTAAACTCACTCAGAATG TGGATCTACTCGGCCTTTTGAACTGGAGGTCTAACACTGAGGATCTTGACCAGATTTTGCAAAGACTCATGGAGGTGGAAGGAAGCGAGATAGTTAAA TTTCTCCAGGACACTCTCGATGCCCTGTTCAACATCATGATGGAAACCTCAGAAAAGGACACCTTTGACACTCCGGTGTTTAATGCCTTG GTATTTATAATTACTCTTATTGGCGACATCAAATTCCAGCACTTTAACCCCGTCCTGGAAACCTACATCAACAAGCACTTCAGCGCCACCTTGGCTTACGT GAAGCTAACCGGGGTGCTTAACTACTACGTGGGCCATGCTGAAGAGCCCAGCCTGACTGAGAGACTCTATGCCGCACTCAAAGCTCTCAAGTACCTGTTCAGGTTTATTGTACAGTCCCGAGTCCTCTATCTCAG GTTCTATGGGAACAGCGAGGACGGAGACGCTTTCTTCAACTCCATCCGCAccctcttcctctctttcaACTCTCTCATGGACAGACCGCTGGATGAGGGAGTAAAGATAAAG gggGCTATATTGAAATACCTCCCCAGCATCATTAATGACATCCAGACTGTGTTTGATCCTGTGGAGCTCAG cGTTCTCCTCGCGAAGTTCATCGAGAGCATTCCCGACTCTCAGCTCGTGCGTCAGAAGCTTGGTTGCATGTGTAAAATGGTGGAGAGTGACCTTTTCAGGCAGCCAG AGTGTCGAGATGTGCTTCTGCCGCTTGTTACCGATCAGCTGAGTGGGCAGCTGGACGACCACTCGACTAAACCAGACTACGAGGCCTGCGTCCAGCTGCTCAGCACAGTGCTGGACAACCTGGACCGCAAAGACGTG GGTCCAACCAGGGGGCACGTTCAGCTGATAATGGAGAGGCTTCTTCGCAGGGTTAATCGCACTGTCATCAGCATGGACCGATCATCTCCTCTCATT GGTCACTATCTCGCCTGCATGACGGCGATCCTCAAACAAATGGACGACATGCATTACTCCCACTACATCAGCACCTTCAAGACGAGACAGGATATCATT GACTTCCTCATGGAGACATTCATCATGTTTAAAGACCTCATGGGAAATGTCTTCCCCGCTGACTGGATGGTCATGAACCTGGTGCAGATGGGAGTCTTCCTCAGGGCCATTAACCAGTATTCGGACGTACTTAACAAGTTTTTCCTGGACCAGGCGCATTTTGAACTCCAG CTGTGGAATAACTACTTTCATTTGACCGTGGCGTTTCTCACTCACAAGACGCTGCAGCTGGAGTCCTTCTCTCAAGAAAAACGAAACAAGATACTGAACAA ATACGGAGACATGAGGAAGACTATTGGATTTAAGATCAGAGATATGTGGTATAATCTCG GCCCCCACAAAATGAAGTTCATCCCAGCTATGGTCGGACCCATTCTGGAGGTCACATTAGTGCCTGAGCCCGAACTGAGGAAAGCCACCATCCCAATCTTCTTTGATATGATGCAGTGCGAGCACAACTTCAGCCCTGGACACACGTTTGAAACG tttgaaaatgaattgataACGAAATTGGATCAAGAGGTAGAGGGAGGCCGAGGGGATGAGCAGTACAAAGTCCTGCTGGAGAAAAC ATTATTGGAGCACTGCAGACGCCACAGATACCTGTCCCAGTCAGGAGAAGAGCTGGCTCTGCTGCTGAGCAGCCTGCTGGAGAATCTACTGGCGTACCGCACCATCACACACGATGAGAGTCCCGAGCACCGCATGAGCTGCACCGTCAATGTGCTG AATTTCtacaaagagaagaagagggaggACATTTACATTCG GTACTTGTACAAGCTGCGAGATTTGCACCTGGACTGTGAGAACTACACAGAGGCGGCCTATACTCTGCTGCTGCATGCCGAATTACTGGAG TGGTCCGACAAACCTTGCGCAGCTCATCTGATACCTCGGGGAGACGGGGAGCATGTGTGGAGCCAGCAGGAGCTGAAAGAGAGGCTCTTCCAGGAGATTATATGTTACTTGGACAAGGGCAAG ATGTGGGAAAAGGCCATTGAGCTGGGCAAACAGCTGGCCAAGATGCACGAGAGCCACATGTTTGACTTCATGGAGCTGAGCCAGCTACTG AAAAAACAAGCCGAGTTCTATGAGAAAATAATGCATGCGATGCGGCCGCAGCCAGAGTATTTTGCTGTTGGATATTATGGCCTTGGATTCCCGTCCTTCCTCAGG AATAAAATGTTCATCTACAGAGGCAAAGAGTATGAGTGGCTGGAGGACTTCAGCTTAAAGCTGCTCTCTCGGTTTCCAAACGCCGTGCGGATGACCAGCACAGCACCCCCCGAAGAAAACATTAGCAACTCCCCGGGACAGT ACATCCAGTGCTTTACTGTCAAGCCTGTTCTCACTTTGCCGAAGCAGTTTAAAGACAAGGGGGTTCCAGAGCAGATATTAAA CTATTACAGAACCAATGAAGTGGACCAATTCCAGTATTCCAGGCCCTTCAGGAAAGGTGAAAAGGACCCAGACAATGAATTTGCG ACCATGTGGATCGAGAGAACAACATACATTACGGCCTATCGCTTCCCAGGGATTCTCAAATGGTTTGAAGTCAAATCTGTCTCAATG gagGAAATCAGTCCTTTGAAAAACGCCGTAGAAACCATGGAGAAAACCAACGAAAAGCTGAGTAACCTTGTGCAACAGCAAGCATGTGATCGCTCACTGTCCGTCAACCCACTGTCCATGATGCTCAATGGCATAGTTGACCCCGCAGTCATGGGTGGCTTCTCCAACTATGAaaag GCTTTCTTCACAAACGCCTACATCCAAGCTCACCCGGAGGACCGCCAACGCATTGAGGAACTTAAACGCCTCATCGCCCTGCAG ATCCCCCTCCTGGCAGACGGAATTCGTGTCCACGAGGAGAAGACAACGGAGCAGCTGAAACCCTTGCACAACCGCCTGGTCACTTGCTTCCAAGACCTTCGGGAGAAAGTGGAGAAGCAGTATGGCGTCATAACTTTG CCCTGCTCTCTCACCGAGCAGAAGAAGAGTCGCGTGGGCTCGGTGGTGATGCCCTACATCCTGCCCTCCACCCTGCGTCGCATGTCCACTATCTCAACCATCTCCAACGCCTCCTCGGGCCTCTCCAGCGGCTCTGCTTCCTCAGACGGGCCCTCCTGCCTTTCCTCCCAAGA TTCCTTGTTGTCCCGTCCCAGTGATCGCAGGGCGTCTGTTCTGTCCCGCTCAGATGAAGACAATAGGATTGCTAGAAAGAACAGAAAGGAGTGGAGTGTGAGCAAATCCCAGAACCTCCTTGAGAGGCAGTCAGATGGAGATGAG ACTCCTCCAGAGAAGCAGCAGAGGCCCAAGAGTTTACAGCTGGGGGACCGCCGGCTTACCCTCTCCCTGTTTCAGGGTGTTTCATCTCAGCTCAGCCTGTCTAACCCGCTCAGCCCTCTACCTGCCTCTccacacacaccacaaacaccGCGCAGCTCCA GTTATTCATCACTTCTCACTGACAATGATGTCAGTACCATTGACACCCCAGGGACTCCTCCACCCATGCCACCAAAGAAACACCCGCATGAGATTGACAACTCCGGGTTTTCTACAGAG TTTTCGCCTCCGCTCCCGATGAAAATTGAGAGCAAGCCTCCTCCACCGCCTCCAAAGGCACGGAAGTCAATGTTCCCGTCCTATGAGCACCCCCCCCAGTAA